In one window of Solanum pennellii chromosome 2, SPENNV200 DNA:
- the LOC107008786 gene encoding GDSL esterase/lipase At1g29670-like, which yields MGSGMKIWFVLLTTIFVINFRPFLVMVKGEPQVPCLFIFGDSLFDNGNNNNLITTAKANYSPYGIDFPDGPTGRFTNGKNSADFLAELLGFDKFIEPFATVKGVDIFRGVNYASGAAGIRDESGIHLGDRISLNRQLRNHKVTISHMSILLGNKTLTMDYLSKCIYIVGMGNNDYINNYLMPQFYPSSHLYNPEKFATILMQQYSKQLKTLYRYGARKVAVFGVGSLGCIPAELAMYGTKDTICVDSINSAVQKFADKFKPMIDDFNNNLPNTNFIYINVTSIAIGDPAQIGLTNLVEPCCEISSVIAKGQCLKGGGACSDRASHYFWDGFHPTEIPNKVTAVRAYTALLPTDAYPFDISHLAASTLALNKIGQSGAELM from the exons ATGGGGAGTGGAATGAAAATATGGTTTGTGTTGTTAACCACTATATTTGTGATCAATTTTAGGCCATTTTTAGTAATGGTAAAGGGTGAACCACAAGTGccttgtttgtttatttttggtGATTCTTTATTTGATAATGGAAATAACAATAATCTCATCACTACTGCAAAGGCTAATTATTCACCTTATGGAATTGATTTTCCTGATGGCCCTACTGGTAGATTCACCAATGGAAAAAACTCAGCAGATTTTCTTG ctgaattattGGGTTTTGATAAGTTTATTGAGCCATTTGCCACAGTGAAGGGTGTGGATATATTTAGAGGTGTAAATTATGCCTCTGGTGCAGCTGGAATTCGTGACGAGTCAGGAATACATTTG ggaGATAGAATCAGCTTGAACAGGCAATTGAGAAATCACAAGGTGACAATTTCCCACATGTCTATTCTACTTGGAAATAAAACCTTAACTATGGATTATCTAAGCAAATGTATATACATTGTTGGAATGGGCAACAATGACTACATCAATAACTACTTGATGCCTCAATTTTACCCATCAAGTCATTTATACAATCCAGAAAAATTTGCCACTATCCTAATGCAACAATATTCAAAACAATTGAAg ACATTGTATCGTTACGGAGCAAGAAAAGTCGCTGTTTTCGGTGTAGGTAGCTTAGGTTGTATTCCAGCAGAATTAGCTATGTATGGAACAAAAGACACAATATGTGTCGATTCAATAAATAGTGCAGTTCAAAAATTCGCGGACAAGTTTAAACCAATGATCGATGATTTCAACAATAATTTACCCAACACGAATTTCATCTACATCAATGTAACAAGCATTGCAATCGGAGATCCAGCACAAATTG GTTTAACAAATCTAGTTGAGCCATGCTGTGAAATTTCGAGCGTTATAGCTAAAGGGCAATGTCTTAAAGGAGGGGGTGCATGCAGTGACAGGGCATCACATTATTTTTGGGATGGTTTTCACCCAACAGAAATTCCAAATAAGGTCACTGCTGTTAGAGCTTACACTGCTCTTTTACCAACTGATGCCTATCCGTTTGATATTAGCCACTTGGCAGCTAGTACATTGGCTCTAAATAAGATAGGACAATCAGGGGCGGAGCTAATGTAG